The Amaranthus tricolor cultivar Red isolate AtriRed21 chromosome 14, ASM2621246v1, whole genome shotgun sequence DNA window gtactATATAAGGAATAAAACATTAAATCTTTTTAACAACTCTCATTTCTAAGTGGTTGAATTTGGGCACTTGTTAATTTAATATGCGATTGAAAGATTATAAAAAGATGAAAATAGTACTACTACTTAAATTGTACAAAGGTACAATATACTCTTGTAAAAAAATACACCTCTACGCAGTACACATAACTCATAAGCAAATGATTTACTCAATATCTGTAATGTagataagttaaaacatatataaatagtttttaatttaatatttataatgtaGCAAAATTAAAGAAACTTTAATGTATAGGATTTCAAAATCCTTTTGGGCAAATTTATTACCCTAATTATTTGGAAGTTAAACTAGTCTAATCTTTAAGTGTATATGTATTATGAGTTAATTAATTAACTCAACCAAGCGTTTAAACAAGCGTTTAAGCTGAAATTGCGCTCTATATATACTCTTATCACGTTGACTTCAGATACCATGTTAAcaaatcaactcaactaaaaatttaattaaattaatagttCTCCAaaatatattactccctcctattcagcttaggtgtcccatttacttttgagacactgttcatttatcactcttaaattgcattttattattaatctataagttaaaacatagtcatgtgggatcttatttgattcgttttgacgtaaagattattaatatcaactttttataatttttaattatacataactcgatttattaaggattgaataagcacattggatagagtgcataaagtaaatgagacacttaagatgaataggagggagtataatatttCGTACCCTCaaataatatgttaaaaatttaaatacatatatagatTTCCTGTATTACTTTTTCGTTGATAAAATGTTATGTCCCCTATAATTCACATGGTTGTATTCCTTTCTTGggattataaaattaattatgctTGAAAGTTGAGAAAAGTAAAAGGAAATGAAGAGAAATAAAGGAATAAACCACCTAAAAGCTAAAAGAAACTCTTTAATTATAGAATCCTAATTTAAACATGGacaaatttactttttaatttagtttattttgttgctcctaattaactttatttatgtTTGCTATAATGATGTTGGTTCTTCATCTCTTTAGCACATGTATCAAACTATGATTTTTTGAGTGTAAAGTGAGCTCAATTTATGCACATGTATTTTAgccttttcattttcttctagGTTTGCTTATGACCGGAGCTAGCTAGCTATActcatttattatatatatatatatatatatatatatatatatatatatatatatatatatatatatatatatattgttgctAATGGAAAAGAATAGAGTTTATAATATTAGCATAAGTTATACTATCTATTATGTTACTCTATGATGCCCTACTATataatagtatttttattagAAGTGTgtgaaaacgatgctatattagagttcgaacaatgtgtttcaaactccaatattgccaagatcgaatgtatgaggttttgtgacaaacaaattaagctatcaatgatatcgatgtttgtaggagaaagtaaagcaataaaatgacacaaaaatttaacgaggatcacccaacttaggctacgtcatccggtgtgtagtatctcttatattatcaaaggagtttaaagaactctcaaatatggagaattacaatagagaagagatataggctagtgtttggcttggggtgtattttgtggatgattataTGTGTGAATgagatctcactaagtaacattaagtacattaaaaaaactatgaataaatgataatgaaacatcctcAAATACTTGAAGAGtaaaaaacagcatcctaggagtatCAGAGACTTTGCTCGACCAAAAGAGGGGCTTGCTCGGTTGAGCgggctacaggaagtttctggttgcattctgtatgctcgctcgacccattctgagctcgctcggtcgagcgagctggtcgagctgCACTTCAGaaggcttctgacagtattgctcgacttgcatagtagagcattttgaattaaacctttgcacttcttcattaaatcccataactcccatgaataactcatacttcattacctcattaatccatactcttaatcaccatcataaaccacaatcatccAGATTCAACTTAATACACCTACATTAACATACTTATTGGATTCtaaactcaagagtcacacataaatgcacacaccaaatgtgcacaCAAAATATGCACTTAAGTCACACCATTCAAACAGTGTGAATCCAGCATAAATTATtctcataatatttaatattttgtgttttttttgcttttaaaattaaaacttttctAAACCATAACCTTATCAGATACGTATATTTTATGACTACAATTCGAAATTATCCTTATGACgccataaaaattatttttaaatttcaagcattaaaataaaatcattaaaataaatgttaagTAGTCAAATAAGAATTTCaagcattaaaaaatttaaGGAGGGCCGACCCCGGCCTGCTAACGATATTGTCCACATTGATTCGAACACACTACGACAATTAATTGATAACAAGATTTAGAAACTTTAATGCGAGAGACAAGAGTAAAGTATTATAAATAGAATTATTAATTTgcgtattatatttttaaagttgaaCTTTTATGAATTACGATTTTAATGTTATTCTTTtgcaaattatattaaaatattaatgtctAAAGCATTCATATTAAATCATAGAATTTCGATTAATTTAGTGTTCGGAATTTTCGGTTAAATGAGTGGAGTTGCGCAGACACTGATACTTTGCTGAATAATTATCATATAAATACAATTGAAATTAGAAACTATAGGAGTAACATCTAAattatatcatcatcataagATTTTAGGATGGGTTCCTCTCACATAATAGAAATATCAAAAATCTAATATATTCACCTATTATTGGAATAAAAATATTTGAGgtcatatatattttatatttttaaaaatattttaggaCTGAAATTTAGTAATTGAACTAaaagtaaataatataattttatataaaaagtctaTTAATTAAAATGAACATGTACGGTCGAACATTTTGTACATATCAGCTTCATCATATACTTGTTTAATTCCAATCAAGTCATATATTTATCTCAAAATATTAAAGTTTACTACACCttttgtttttgtaaatttgcactatttatattaaaaagatctcgtatatttaatttataggtaaaaatttaaaaattaataaggaTAAGGGAGTAATAACTTAAAAGTGGTTGTATTTGTGTCCAATAAATTTGGATCTCAATCATAATTAATTAGACTtgcaaggaacatgaacttcaCCAACTTATAAATACAAgtgtaaataatttatataacatGTGATGTGCTTTTACTAGAACATACCATTCCTCTACGTGCACTttatatacaactaactaaatGCATTGGAGTATATTGGAAGGGAATAGTTTGGCTCTTTAGTTCAAAAAAGTATTACACATACtagttattaaaattttaaatatttatacaatGGGATTTATTCATATGGTTCTATATTCTCATTTTTTGAATTAATATCttgattatttatggttaaataGAAGCATTATGGGAGTAATTGATAAAGTTCTTAATTCTcattttgtaaattaataaaaaaaataacctaacacattttatgtatatatatatacacgcatGGTCAGAACTACATCGTGTCATTTAAAcccatttaaatttataatttttaaaatttttcccataaaaattaaaattattctatttttacttATAATGACATCTTAATGGATTAATTTAAAGccaataatattattttgaccCAATGCACATATTTTATCATACTACCTCTATATATAAAATGGTGTTTAGCGAATGTTTTTTGAATCGGTAAAAACGCCAAAAAACATATTTTGGTACTAGATGAATCCGAATTTGATGACTTTTTAAACCCATCCGATATAAGGTCTGAATCCCAAGTaaactacaacataatttactTTTAGTAGGATATATTtaatgacatttaatttaaatattactactttaaatttctaatagtatatatagtggatttagtgaTGTATATTAGATCCTTTATtggtataataaaaaatcatgttAAAGATTTTTAcgacataggatctagtgacatttctcataaatatcACTCtaaactatagtaacaattacatatgcccctaaaggccaaataaagtgtcactaaatcactttataatggaatataaaataaaaaccaacaatcattacactaaaaatataaatcagtggcaGTTTTTTAATGCTACTAAATCCAATatcacaaaaagttaaatttgtttgcggtatttaattttattgtcattaccattatttaataccaataataatctAAAAGATCCTTAGAGTTTAATAAAATTGCTTTCTTCAAACTAAAAAAAGAATCCAGATCTACAAAGAAATGTAACTTCAAACGAGCAAAAACATGTCTATAATCATGAGAGGAGCATTAATGCTTAACGTTCAAAATACTTTGTAACTGGATAacattttctaatatttttcaaaaatataatacctatatatttttttatactatatactatagtTAAATATACATTATATTGAGCTAATCTTTATTCAAACATTAATTCTTAAAGCGTGTAATAATAACTACTATACTAAATTAgtattcattttattaattagtaattactcattttgtttgtttgtttttttttattacagttTAGGCGGAAGAAATAAAAGGTTAGATGATAAtcaaattcatcatttattcaaaaaatagtATATAATGTCCTATCCAATTGAGATAAGACtcgattttatttgtttccattttaccaaaatatatattcatctaattagaagcaacaaaataataaaattttaagattcaATATAATTAAGATAATGCTACTAATAGCAATTTACTAGTAATAAATTAACTACTAGCTAGATACGATAATTGCattttattgtatatttttcttcttcatcatatCCAGTGTTTCACACTCATAGAAATACTATGATTAGAGTTTGGGGTGAAAAAGAATATAACAACCCATATCCATAAAGAAAGATGCAGCCAaagattattatatatttttcttgatacCATAAAATAAATCACATGGATTGTTGATCTCATaattgttaaaatgaagttgaaCTTATTGTTAATGTCAAAATGTTATTGGGGAAATACGAAGTGTACACACTACATAATTTAAGGAGATATCATTTTAAAACCATAGATGAGGCGAGGAAGACtccaatgacttataaagtgtacataccatctttaattcattgATAGGGGGCAAAAACCATCTCAACAGCCCTCACATGTGAACCCTCTTCGGCTCAAAGACCATGTTAAATTGAGTTGGGCATAATGTTAATGCCAATATATTATCGGGGAAATACGAAGTGCATATACTCCACAAGCCATAGAGATACCATCTCAAAATCATAATGGCAATGAGAGGAACGACTCCAAAGACTTACAAAGTGAACATACcatctttattatttattattaaattattaaaattcacTTATTATTACTACTCATTTTTTTTggtcttttatttttatttgtaaattttcTTTAAGTGAGGGTCCAACAAATCGCAACTCACAACTTCTTTTTCTCCTTTAATAAGCATATAAATTGCTGTTTATATATTCTCTTTGTATCATATCTTTTGTATCATATTTTTTATAAGCGAGATATACTAAGTATTATGATAAGATGACATGCTAATCAATAATTTGAAGTCTTTGGAAATCATATGAAGTCATGAAAATGGGCAAGAGATGGCCAGCTTGAAAACAATTGGCATAGTTTTTGATTGTTCTGACTACTTATAACGGGAAGAGAATAATATTTgggattatttattaattatttgcaaGTAGCGAATtaagattaaataaaaaaaaaaaagacattcTAAGATTAGTAGTAATAAAAACATTGTGATTGGCCAAAATCTGATTATTATCACATGATCTCTGCCATACTTTGCATCATGCTTTCACAATTGAATCCCCCACCTTAACGTGCAAGCTAATTATGTCCGTACCTTCtattttgttgaatttgttacgttttgattaaaaaaaatctcataattttagttaaaatataactaatttaataaaatgaaagaagtattattttatttcatataaattgaaaagtatttttttaaatatatgtatgaaatttataatttttttttatataaacaaGTCAAGGTATAAATACATACaagaaaacttttaaaattttatttattattttttttttttgtaatattaatacaaaataatgtttacGACCCCTAGTTTTGGTAAATTTCATGGCTCAATAATATGGGCTTGactgtttttactttttaaatatgttttagaaaatgaaaaatttgtgTAAGATGTGAACTGtaaaaataactaattttaaACTCTTTTGTAAAGTTGGCTTTCTGAAGAGAGTGAAAATCAGCTCGTCTTATATGAAACTTTCGTCATAAGACGAGTCTTTATAATTAcctcatttttaaaattaatcgcTTTAAAATTGTACTGTAAAATCATATTCCAATAGAAATGACTTTACCATGAGATAaattcatttaagaatttgtgatctaCCTATAATCATTGggcaaattaataataatagcttAGATGGTTCGAACACTCAAATTTGCTTGTGCGCTGAACCAAGTCGTTATATTACACAATTAATATAATGATACGAGTCTACAATATAGACGGATCTAACCTGGGCTTACTATTCCCCCGAAAAAATGACATATACTCTAACTGAGATAAGATACTATTCTATATAAAGAAATTTATGAAGCAAATActactttttttttcatcatcatcaaaagtAGAGGTGCTCAAAACAAACCCGATTATTCGATATTCACCTGACCTTATAAACGAATTGATTTGACCCcacttataaataaatttacaattacGTAAAAACCAATGTGAACACAAAACCCAAttttaaaccgacccgaaacaccTGACCTGAAATAAATCCGATGACCCAAATGAATACCTCCTAtagtcaaaagtcaaaaccttaatattttattttgagaaaaaaaatccattttggttgttatttttggataatatttcacaaaagtataaattaagtagGAAAATAAGTCAATTTATacacttaaaaaataatccCTCAGCCCCCAAGATATTGTTATACTTATTTCAAATATTATAAGTTTGATTGACACCTTTAAATTGTGTTAGTATtattaaaagtgaaaaaaaataaatagtgtaaataaaaaataaagaaaatcccTTGCTCTTATGCAGATGAAGAGTGGGCTGAGGacacccttcctagaaggtgggctTCGGTTTCATATTCATGCAAATTAAGTAAAGCAAAATCCTTGTCTGAGATATTAGTTAGTTCTAGTGAATGAAAGAATTTTTAtttgcccaaaaaaaaaaaaataaaaaaaatgatgagaaCACTATctataatagaaattttattatagagataaagagttaaattaaaatagaaattgtaACAATTTATTAGAGACAGAAGAAGTAATAAAttggaattatctaaaatatacaagaacaaaacttatataacaaattccacattttttttaatataacaaatTCCATAAAACAATTACAATTTGACAAATTCTTATCTTTTTCTACAAATTGTTATACCATCACCAATTGGTACTAAACTAATGCTTATACGCTCATCTTCAAAGATAGCCCTATTGAAATTTCTGAGACTAACAGTTCTAGAATCAGTCTCTAAGGGATCAGCAACTTTCCCGTACCAAAGTACATTATCGATTACGATAACACCACCGACCCTTACGAGCTTTAACAACAACTCGAAGTACTCCATGTACGCTTTCTTATCTGCATCAATGAATGCAAAATCGTAGCTTCCAGCTTCTCCGTTCAAAATCAATGTATTCAAAGTATCTATGGCGAGACCATGTACAATCTTCACCTTATGAAGAACCCCAGCTCGCTCGTAGTATCTTCTTGCAACTTCAAGAGCCTTCTCGTCTCTCTCACAGGCGACTAAGTAACCCGATTCTGGAAGGGCGAGGGCAACAGCCAAGGAAGAGTAACCAGTGTAAACTCCAACCTCAATACACTTCTTTGCCCCGAGAATTTCGACTAGCATAGTGAGTAGCTGAGCTTGGTCGGGAGCAACCTGCATTTGGCTTCCACGCATTGTAGCAGTCTCTTCTCGCAGCTCCTGTAACACTTTTGGCTCTCTAGTATTGCTCAAAATATAGTCGTACAGCCTTGGATTCAAAGTAATCACTTGTTTGTTCACATACTTGTCATTGTTCACGGTAACAAAGTCATTGATCGAACAACAACTGATAATGTTCAAGGACTTGAGAGGGATGGATGTGACGATGAGGTTCTTCTTAGTTAGCGAACGAGGGACTGCCAGCACAGGCTTCACAAAAGAACAGCTTAACGTCATACTGGCTTGTCAGATGCAGATCCTACTGCCAAAAACGAGTCATGTTCATTTTCCCGTCAACTTTAATCTAACACGAATGGTTTGCAAGATATCAATTTTTTAGTCGGGGTAAGATTGGAGAATCAACTACATGGGAAGAAGGTTATCAATCCTTTCTGTAAGTGGTGAGAAACAAAACCTCGTCACTAGGGTAAAAGGAAAAGTCTTCATCCACCAGGTCAACCCATGATTCTGATTCTCAATTTTATTGGACGTCATTATTATCACTAGCCACTTTAGTTTAGAGATTCAATCAAGGAACATATTGTTGATCAGTATATGAAGTCTGATGCAATTATGCAAATACAGGCAGGGGGTAAAGGAGAAGATCAGACAAGAAACAAATTGcttgttttcaattttaccaGGCTGCATGGTGAAGTATGTGAATTCAAAAGAGGCATCATTTTCTTGATCTCTTCTCTATATTATTTAATGCTTTTTCTTAAGCATGTAAAGTATACAATATCCAGCAGCAATTTGCATTTCTCAAAAAAACAACATGATTTGATTCTCTAACCTCATAATTCTAGGAGTACCAGCAATTTCATTAATACTATCAGTTCCTCCATGGCGAGGCATATATTTACGAACACGTAAAGCACATGGATAACCGCTACTAGTATTTTCTGTAGACTACACACAAATATTACCCATTTGTTTCATATTTTTTGTTACCACTCTCACATTAACAAACAATATGAAACGGAGAGAGTTATTTTCACTGTACGCAAACATAAGAACCTCAATGTAACTTCTCAGCATGTTCCAGATTGCCTATTGCAATTCACCGGTAAAATATCTTGAAGGATATTGTATCAACCAAAAACGAACACAATGTTCAAACTAAACAATGACCTAGTTCTATTATTGACGACtaaaatccaataaaattgACCTAATAAAGAATCAAATTTAGCATGTcaaataattgaaaacaaaagaaatCAGTCATCTGCATTGGAGTAATTAGCAATTGTAATTGTTAAAACACACTGATCAAGTCACTCAACATAGAAAGAGAAGGAAAGCTACGAAAGAAAAACTAAGAAGATAGCAATACTTGTAGGAAGCCACAGCAAAACTTGaaattggaagagcagattgcataAAACCcttccaaaaactttgaaattggCAGAGCAGATTGCAAATCACGAATCACAGTATGAGTTCAAGAATTCGATATAGGTTTGAGAGTTGAGGAAACAGAATTGGgaatttagggtttatgtttggGAGTTGGGGAAAAGAGAATTTAGGATGTGATTGGCTGTTAGCTATGGTGGAATTGTAAACGTATAGCTTTCCCTATAATTTACTTCTAAATAAGACATTAACCAATTCTTCGAAtatctataaaaaaataaaaaatataaagcccTAAATTTAATGATCATTTTATCACTTTTAGTACTTCTAGTCTAGTTGATTTATCAAAATGATGTAATATATTTGAATATCAAATAGctaatcaatattttttttaaatatctaatagttaatcactTATGCCattcttaatatttaaatatttaaagatcAGATAGCTAATCCATATAGCCAATAATGGAGTCATTCTATggacataatttttttataatttacagAGACTACTAAAAAAATCTTCTCCTTCATtaaatttactatattttttttaatataagttCAAAGGAACAAATAAGCATCTAATAATTCAGTACCAACCAACCCAAGCTTTAtaccttatttttttaaaaaaatcgagTAAACCACCACCAATTCTTATAATTTCTTTTAACTTTCCCAAGGTATAAACATAATAACAGATCCTTCAAATCTTAGCTCATTACATAGCTAAAAATTAGTTAAGAGGCAGCCATTTTACCCTTCTTGGCGGGTGTCGGACGGGCATCATAGGTCTCTTTCTTTATTTTCGATATATCGACATTATTCTTCTTGTTTCTGCTGCGGCCGTTCTttctattgttgttgttac harbors:
- the LOC130800058 gene encoding uncharacterized protein LOC130800058, translated to MTLSCSFVKPVLAVPRSLTKKNLIVTSIPLKSLNIISCCSINDFVTVNNDKYVNKQVITLNPRLYDYILSNTREPKVLQELREETATMRGSQMQVAPDQAQLLTMLVEILGAKKCIEVGVYTGYSSLAVALALPESGYLVACERDEKALEVARRYYERAGVLHKVKIVHGLAIDTLNTLILNGEAGSYDFAFIDADKKAYMEYFELLLKLVRVGGVIVIDNVLWYGKVADPLETDSRTVSLRNFNRAIFEDERISISLVPIGDGITICRKR